The DNA segment ACCGCGCTGCGCGTCGCGAGGTAGACGAACTGCGGCACGGAGGCGGCGACGAGGCCGGCGACGAGCGCGTGGAAGCCGGAGAGCGAAATCCCGCGCCCGCGCGGGAGCGGCACGCGGACGGGGCGCACCTCGGCCGCGGGATCGGCCGTGATCCCGAGGAGGAAGAAGACGAACGCGAGCGTCATGAGCCCGACGAACGGGAGATCCGTGATCGCCTGGCGCGCCATGAACCCGAAGAGCGGCATCGTGCCGAGGATCGCCGCGGCGAACAGGCCGGCCCGGCGCGACACGCGGCGCGCGAGCAGCTGGTAGACGCCGTACAGCACGGCGATCGCGAGGGCGCCGACGAGGAAGCGGACGCCCCACTCGGCGTGTGACGAGATCTGATCCGGCGTGACGCGGACGCCGAACAGCGCCATGCCGAGGTTCATCATCCAGAAGATGAGGATCGGCTTGGAGTAGAACCACTCGTTCTCCCACCACAGGCTGATCCAGTCGTCCTGCTCGAGCTGCCGCCGCGCCACCTCGCCGTAGTGCGTCTCCCAGCAGTCCCACAGCCCCTGGCTGCCGAGCGTCGCCATGACCGTCGCGGTCGCGAGCGAGAGCACGAGGAGCCCCTCGTGGAGATCCCCGTCGAAGGGCCTCTTCCGGCCGCGCGCGTAGCCGACGAGCAGGACGGCGGCGCCCGCGATCGCGAGGACCGGGCCGGACCACGGCGCCGCGGCGCCCATCGTCCCCGCCACGGAGAACCTGCACGCCGCGGCCGCGAGAAGACCGAGCCCGACCCACAGGAACCGGACGTCGAACCTCGCCGCGATCCGGACCGGGAGCGAGGCGCCCGCGAGGTCGAACGCCGGCGGCGCCGCTTCGCGGAGCTGCTTGGCGGGCTTCGCGGCCTTGGCGCCCTTGGCGCCCTTGGTCGACCTGGCCGCCTTCTCCGGCTTCTCGGGGCGCTCCATCGAAAGCGCGCCGAACAGGTCGAGGAGACCGACGATGATGACGACGGTCAGGGCGATCCCGAGGCCGACGCCGATGCTCAGCGTCCGCGGCAGGAACATGAGCAGGCCGAGCGCGAGCGTGCCCGCGCCCGCGATGATGGCCCCTCGAGTTCGATGCGACATCCGTTCCCGCTCCTCGACGTTTCGGGCGGGGAGCCTACCGGCCCGCTCGGGCAGTGTCAACGCGGCGCGAGCTGTCCCTCGTACCGGTACCCGACTCCGTGCACGGTGCGGATGATCTCGGGGTGCTTGGGGTCGCGCTCGATTCACTTCCCAATGGGCAGGGTGCGAACCCTCGCGTGTTCTCGTGTCGCAGAAACGAAGGCGCCTTTGGCGAGATCGTCGCCGCACGATTGGATCACTTTCAACAGCAGCTGCACGAGCGCTTCCGCGCGCAATCCCTCTTCCCGGATCCTGATCACGGACGGCGAGGCGACGTCCTCGAGCGCGATTTGCGCGTGGAAGTCAGCGTCGAGCGTGACGATGACCCAGCCGTCGCGTCGGGCATGCTCGATGATTTCGGAATCGCTCGCGCTCGCGAGCCCGACCTCCCCGGTGTGCATGGTGTCGTGTCCGGCCCGGCGTAAACCGTCCACGGCAGATCGCGGCAGACCTTGATCGAGGAGGAGCTTCATGCCTCACGCGGAAAGGGGGAGGAGCTTGTCGTCGAGCATCGCGGCCGCGTAGGCCAGCGCCTGACGGACATCCTCGTCCTCGAGATCCGGATACTCGCGGCGCAGTTGCTCGCGGTCCGGATAGAGCGCCACAGCCTCCACGACCCGGCGAACCGTCAGTCTCGTTCCGCGGATGCAGGGCTGCCCGTTCGCCTGTGCGGGATCCCGGGTGATGCGATCGTGCCTCATGGAAAAACCTCCTGACCCGGAAACTCTACCACAAGTCGGCGCGCAGGGTGACAGCGAGCCGCCGCACCTCGGTCCAACTTCCGTGCGGTCACCCGTCGTACCGGTACCCGACTCCGTGCACGGTGCGGATGATTTCGGGGTGCTTGGGATCGGGCTCGATCTTCTTGCGCAGCTTCGCGACGTGCTGGTCCAGCGTGCGGCTCAGGGGGAAGTACTTCTCGCCCCAGCACGCGTCGAAGATCGCGTCCCGCTCGAGCACCACGCCGACGTTGCGGGAGAACAGCTCGAGGATCTTCACCTCGCGCAGCGACAGCTCGATCGTCTCGTCGCCGCGGCGCGCGCGCAGCTCGTCCGGCGAGACCTCGAGATCGCCTATCGCGAATCTCGCGGGGAGCTCTGGCGGCCGACGCGCGGCGAGGCAGCGGCGGGTCACGGCCCGGATGCGCGCCACGACCTCCTTCACGCCGAACGGCTTGACGATGAAGTCGTCGGCCCCGAGCTCGAGCCCTACCACCTTGTCGATCTCCTCCGACTTCGCGCTGATGAACACGATGGGCACGGTGGAGCCCCCGGCGCGGATCTCGCGGCACACGTCGTAGCCGCTCTTCCCGGGCATCATGATGTCGAGGCACACGAAGTCCGGCGCGGTCGTTGCGAGCTGCTCGAGCGCGCTCACCCCGTCGGCGGCCTCGATCGCGGTGTACCCCTCGTTGCGCAGGATCTCCGCGAGCCCCTTGCGGATGTGGTCGTCGTCCTCGGCGATGAGCACGGTCATCATGGTCCTTCTCCCGTGGTGAGGGGTGCGTACAGCGTCAGGATGAACGCGGCCCCGGTTTCGCGCGGCTCGAGCTCGAGGTCGCCGCCGTGGAGGCGGGCGAGCTCCCGAGCGATGGCGAGCCCGATGCCCGTGCCGCTCGCGCCCTCGGAGATGTCGTCCGAAAGGCGGACGAACGGCGCGAAGATCCGCTCCCGCTGGCTCCGCGGGATCCCCGGGCCGCGATCCGCGACCTCGACGACGACCTTGTCCCCGTCGCGGCGGCTGCGCACGGAGAGCCGCTTGCCGGCGGCCGCGTACTTCTCCACGTTGCTCACCAGGTTGCCGACGATCTGGCCGAGGGCGTCCTCGTCGACGAGGGACTTCGCGTCGGGCGCGATCTCCCGCACGACCTCGAAGCCGGCGCCCTCGAGGCTCGGGGCGAACTGATCGAGCACCGCCGCGATCGCCAGATCCGCGCGGCCCTCGGCGGGGCGGACGCCGAGCTTGTTCCGCTGCTTGCGGGCCAGGCTGAGCACGTTCCCTATCAGCCTGCTCAGGCGCTGGCTCTCGGAGACGATGACGCCGAGGTAGCGCCGCGGCTCGGCGTCGTCCTCGTCGACGGCCTCCTCGAGCAGCTCGGCGTACATCCGGATGTTGGTGAGCGGGGTCTTGAGCTCGTGCGAGACCTGGTTGACGAAGGTCACCCGCCGCCGGGCCTCGCGCGCGTCGGCGCCGGCCGCGCGGAAGACATAGATCGCGAGGGCGACGACCACGAGCGCGAGGACGAACGCCGCCGCGAACGCGCCGAGCTTCGCGCCGCGCCCGAGCTCCTTTCCCTCGAGGCCGGGGCTCGGGTAGTGGCGCAGGCGCCAGGAGGCGAGCGGCGCGTCCAGCTCCTTCGAGACGCGCGGGGCGGCCCCCGCGAGGGGCGTGTGGCCGCCGAACGCGTAGATCACGGACCCGTCCGTGCCGACGAGCTCGATACGGCTCGATCGATCGCCGGCGGCCTCGGCGTGCGTGGAGGGAAGCTCTCCGACCAGGCCGGCGAGCAGCGCCATCCGATCGAGCTCCGCGCCGCGGATCCGCCCCTCGTCGTCGAGCCGCCAGTAGATGAAGTTGACGTCGCGTCCCCAGTACCACGTGTACCAGCCGCCTCGGTTCCCCGGCGCGCGCGCCGTCGTCCCCTTCGGGTCGGGCTGGTCGACCGGCCTGAAGAACGACTCTTCCGCCGTCCAGATGTGCTCGGTGCGCCGAAGGAACGCCTCCTCGCCGTCGTTGCGCGGCGCGTCGAGCGGCGGATGCGCGAGCCGCCCGTCCGCGCCGACCACGAAGATCTGCCGGATCGACGGCTCCTTGCGCACGGCCTCGCGGATCGCGGCCGCGTCCACGTCGAGCCCGTCGAGCACCCGCAACATGGCCTGGGCGCGGGCTTCCATCGACGCGGAGAGCTGCCGCGCGATCGCCTCGAGCTCCGCGAGCAGCAGCGCGTCGACGTTCTTCGCGAGCGCCCTCTTCTCGTGCTCGGCGTTCCTGATCGTGAGCCAGACGACGGCCGCGAGCGGGACGAGGACGAGGGCGATGAAGGCGACGGCGAGCCGGGGTTTCAAGGGGCGCGCCTCCTCAGCGCAGGCGTCCTCGCGGCGCCGTTACCATGCCTGCTGGTTCTCGAGCTGGAACGCGTCGTCGGCCATCGCCTTGCGCTGCTTGTTCCACTCGCTCGGCGCGAGCTTCATCTTCGCCTTGCGGTTCGACGCCGCCCGGCCCCGCAGCTGCTCGGACTTGTAGCGCGCGGCCTCCTTGTCGAGGAACGCGGCGTTGGCCTCGAGCGCCGCCTCCGCTTCCTCTATCCGGCCCTGATCCCGCAGCGCGACGGCGTTCTTGTTCGCCTCGTTCGCGAGCAGCTCCACGCTCGCCACGAGCACGCCCTTGTTCTGCCCGGACTCGACCGTGGCCCACGAGCTCGAGAAGGAGACCACGGCGCGGCTGCCGAGCACGTCGGTCGTCCGCGAGACCGTGTTCGCGTAACGGACGTCGACGGTCGCGATCTCGAGCTCGGAGCCGGCCGAGCGCCCCGGGACCTCGACCTCGAAGAGCACGAACTTCTCCTGATCCGCGTACAGCTGGTTCAGGGTCGTGACGATCTGGCGGCCGTTGATCTCGGCCCGCCGGCCGAGGACGCGGATCGGGCGGACGCCGGGCGCGCAGTCGATCCGCACGGTCAGCTCCCGCGCGATGACGGACAGGACGTCCCCGAGCTCGTGCCCGAAGATCCGCGCCAGATCCGTGGCGTTCTCCGCGAAGGCGTGGTTGCCGTCGCTCTGGCCGGCGAGCGCGACCATGAGATCCTCGTTGTACCCCTCGCCGAGGCCGATCGTCGTGACGGAGATCCCCTGCTTCGCGAGCGACCAGCCGAGGTCGCCGAGATCGCCCGGGCTGCTCGGGCCGACGTTCGCGAGGCCGTCCGAGACGAGCACGATACGGTTCACGCGGTGGCGTTCCGCGAACTTGAGCACCTCCCGCGCGCCCTTGCTGACCCCCGCGAAGAGGGCCGTGTCACCGGCCGCGTGGAGGCTCTGGATCTTTCGGTAGATCTCCTCCCTGTCGCGCACCTTGGTCGCCGGGACGAGCACGTCGACGGTGTGGTTGTACGCGACCACCGATACGATGTCGTCCGGGCCGAGCCGGTCGATCGCCAGCAGCGCGGCCTCCTTGGCCTTGCGGAGCTTCTCGCCCGACATCGAGCCCGAGCGATCGAGCACGATGGACACGTTCGTCGGCGTCCGGCGGCCTGTCCCGATGAGCGGGAACCCGGTGAGCCCCACCTTGACGTACGCCCGCTGTGCCGAGCCGGCGAGCATCACCGGGCTGCTCACGGCGACGTCGAGGCGGATCTGTTCCGCCGTGGCGATCTCCGCCGCGAGGACCGCGGCCGCGGCGAGCGCGAGCGGCGCGAAGTGGCTTCTTGCGTTGAACATAGGCCCCTCCCTTTCTGTTTACCGCCTTTGCGGACGGCCTTGCTACCAGCAATTGAGATACGGTTCTCGGGGACGATGTTGGTCGCGCGCCGGTAAAAGCTTTGTAAAGGATTTGAAAAAACGCGCCCGGGCGGCCGCCGACCCTTGACGGCGCCGGGTCGGCTTGATAATAACCTAGCGAATTTTCTTGGCCTTTTCGAAGAGCTAGTGCTGGTCTGCCCGTTCTGCGTTCGGTCCTGGAGGCGACAAGGAAATGGTACCTCACTTTCTATCCATCGCTGCGGCAGGCTCCATCGTCGACATCGACGGGACGTTCTTCATCCAGCTCGGGATCTTCACGTTCGCCAGCGTCGTCCTGTACGCCATCCTCGTGCGGCCCGTGGTCCGGCTGATCGAGGCGCGGCGGGAGGCGACCGAGGGCACGGCGGAGCGCGCCGTACGCATGAACGAAGAGGCGGCGACGCTCTCGCGCGACGTCGACCGTCAGATCATGGACATCCGCTCGGCCGCGAACGCGGAGCGCCTGAGGACCGTCGAGGAGGCGCGCCGACAGGAGCGCGAGGTGCTCGATCGGGCGCGCGCCGAGTCGCGGCGGGCGATCGCGGAGGCCCGCGAGCGCATGGAGAAGAGCGCGGTCGAGGTGCGGGCCGGGTTGCGGCGCGAGGTCGACGCCCACGCGTCGATCGTCGCCGCCAGGGTGCTGGGCCGGTCCTTGTGAGCCGCGCCGATGGGTCGGGAGGAGCGATGCTGCTCAGATTGACGTTCGGACTCGTTCTCGCTTGCGCCCTGTGCGCCGCCGGCCCCGCGTTGGCGACGCAGCCGGCTGAGGCCGAAGCGGCAGGGGAGGGCGCGGCGGCCGACCACGGCGGCGAGCACGAGGGCATCAACTGGTTCGGCTGGACGGGCTTCGGCGACGCGGGCGAGACGCGCGCCGCGCTCGGCTTCATGTTCGTCAACTTCGCCGTGGTCGGCATCCTCGTGTTCATCATCCTGCGCGGACCCCTCACCCGCCGGGTCACGACGCGCCGCGAGGCGCTCGTCAGGGCGCTCGACGAGGCGAACGCCATGAAGGCCGCGGCCGAGAAGGCGCTCGCCGAGGCCCGCGCCAAGATGGAGATGCTCGAGGTCGAGATGGCGCGGATCCGCGAGGATCTCCTGTCGGGCGGGAGGGCCGATGCGGCCAGGATCGGCGCCGAGGCGGACAAGCGGGCGGCGCGCATGCACGAGGACGCGGCCGTCGCGGTGCAGCAGGAGATCGCGCGGATGTCGCAGGAGATCCGCGAGGAGATGGTCCACGCCGTGATCGCGGCCGCCGAGAAGGCGGTCACCGAGAAGATCACCGCGGGCGATCACGCGCGTCTGGCGACCGAGTACGTGGACTCCATCCGCGGGCTGCAGGCCCGCGCGCCCGGACGATGACGAGGGAGTGGAGATGGTGACCGGAAGTTTGGCACGGCGCTGGGCCAAGGCGCTCTTCGCGATCGGGGAGGAGCAGGGCAACCTGCTCGGCCTGACGCGGGAGGTGCAGCGGGTCGCCGAGACCTGGGCCGAGAGCGAGGAGCTCAGGGACTCCATGTCGAACCCGGCGCTCGGCCGCGAGGCCCGCACGCAGGTCTGGGAGTCGGTGCAGCGGCGGCTCGGGGCGACGCGCGTCGGGCGCAACTTCTTCATGCTGCTGCTCGCCAAGGGACGGCTCGAGGAGCTCCCGGCGATCGCGCGCGAGCTGCAGGTGCTCGGGGACAGGAAGGACAACCGCCTGCGCGCCGAGGTCGCGAGCGCCTCGCCGATCGGCGAGGACGTCGTCACGCGGCTCAGGATGGCGCTCCAGCAGGCGACCGGGAGCTCGGTGGTCGTCAACACGCGCGTCGAGCCCGAGCTCATCGGGGGCCTGGTCACGCGCCTCGGCGACATGATGTACGACGGTTCGGTGAGGACGCAGCTCGCGAGGGCGAAAGAGCAGATGCTGGGCCACGGCCGGTAGATCCGGCGCGTCGGCCGTCACCGGCGCGCCCCGCGAGGGGCGTGCCAACGGATGAGCGGAAGATGCAACTTCGAGCGGAAGAGATCAGCAACATCATCAAAGAGCAGATCGAGAAGTTCGATCGGCACGTCGAGGTGATGGAGACCGGCACCATCCTCACGGTCGGCGACGGCATCGCCCGCGTCTACGGCCTCGACAACGCGATGGCCGGGGAGCTGCTCGAGTTCCCGCACCAGCTCATGGGGATGGTGCTCAACCTCGAGGAGGACAACGTCGGCGTCGTGCTCTTCGGAGAGGACTCGGAGCTGCGCGA comes from the Pseudomonadota bacterium genome and includes:
- a CDS encoding DUF5615 family PIN-like protein; translated protein: MKLLLDQGLPRSAVDGLRRAGHDTMHTGEVGLASASDSEIIEHARRDGWVIVTLDADFHAQIALEDVASPSVIRIREEGLRAEALVQLLLKVIQSCGDDLAKGAFVSATREHARVRTLPIGK
- a CDS encoding DUF433 domain-containing protein produces the protein MRHDRITRDPAQANGQPCIRGTRLTVRRVVEAVALYPDREQLRREYPDLEDEDVRQALAYAAAMLDDKLLPLSA
- a CDS encoding response regulator transcription factor codes for the protein MTVLIAEDDDHIRKGLAEILRNEGYTAIEAADGVSALEQLATTAPDFVCLDIMMPGKSGYDVCREIRAGGSTVPIVFISAKSEEIDKVVGLELGADDFIVKPFGVKEVVARIRAVTRRCLAARRPPELPARFAIGDLEVSPDELRARRGDETIELSLREVKILELFSRNVGVVLERDAIFDACWGEKYFPLSRTLDQHVAKLRKKIEPDPKHPEIIRTVHGVGYRYDG
- a CDS encoding HAMP domain-containing histidine kinase → MKPRLAVAFIALVLVPLAAVVWLTIRNAEHEKRALAKNVDALLLAELEAIARQLSASMEARAQAMLRVLDGLDVDAAAIREAVRKEPSIRQIFVVGADGRLAHPPLDAPRNDGEEAFLRRTEHIWTAEESFFRPVDQPDPKGTTARAPGNRGGWYTWYWGRDVNFIYWRLDDEGRIRGAELDRMALLAGLVGELPSTHAEAAGDRSSRIELVGTDGSVIYAFGGHTPLAGAAPRVSKELDAPLASWRLRHYPSPGLEGKELGRGAKLGAFAAAFVLALVVVALAIYVFRAAGADAREARRRVTFVNQVSHELKTPLTNIRMYAELLEEAVDEDDAEPRRYLGVIVSESQRLSRLIGNVLSLARKQRNKLGVRPAEGRADLAIAAVLDQFAPSLEGAGFEVVREIAPDAKSLVDEDALGQIVGNLVSNVEKYAAAGKRLSVRSRRDGDKVVVEVADRGPGIPRSQRERIFAPFVRLSDDISEGASGTGIGLAIARELARLHGGDLELEPRETGAAFILTLYAPLTTGEGP
- a CDS encoding VWA domain-containing protein, with translation MFNARSHFAPLALAAAAVLAAEIATAEQIRLDVAVSSPVMLAGSAQRAYVKVGLTGFPLIGTGRRTPTNVSIVLDRSGSMSGEKLRKAKEAALLAIDRLGPDDIVSVVAYNHTVDVLVPATKVRDREEIYRKIQSLHAAGDTALFAGVSKGAREVLKFAERHRVNRIVLVSDGLANVGPSSPGDLGDLGWSLAKQGISVTTIGLGEGYNEDLMVALAGQSDGNHAFAENATDLARIFGHELGDVLSVIARELTVRIDCAPGVRPIRVLGRRAEINGRQIVTTLNQLYADQEKFVLFEVEVPGRSAGSELEIATVDVRYANTVSRTTDVLGSRAVVSFSSSWATVESGQNKGVLVASVELLANEANKNAVALRDQGRIEEAEAALEANAAFLDKEAARYKSEQLRGRAASNRKAKMKLAPSEWNKQRKAMADDAFQLENQQAW
- a CDS encoding ATP synthase F0 subunit B, with protein sequence MVPHFLSIAAAGSIVDIDGTFFIQLGIFTFASVVLYAILVRPVVRLIEARREATEGTAERAVRMNEEAATLSRDVDRQIMDIRSAANAERLRTVEEARRQEREVLDRARAESRRAIAEARERMEKSAVEVRAGLRREVDAHASIVAARVLGRSL
- a CDS encoding ATP synthase F0 subunit B, producing the protein MLLRLTFGLVLACALCAAGPALATQPAEAEAAGEGAAADHGGEHEGINWFGWTGFGDAGETRAALGFMFVNFAVVGILVFIILRGPLTRRVTTRREALVRALDEANAMKAAAEKALAEARAKMEMLEVEMARIREDLLSGGRADAARIGAEADKRAARMHEDAAVAVQQEIARMSQEIREEMVHAVIAAAEKAVTEKITAGDHARLATEYVDSIRGLQARAPGR
- the atpH gene encoding ATP synthase F1 subunit delta, which codes for MVTGSLARRWAKALFAIGEEQGNLLGLTREVQRVAETWAESEELRDSMSNPALGREARTQVWESVQRRLGATRVGRNFFMLLLAKGRLEELPAIARELQVLGDRKDNRLRAEVASASPIGEDVVTRLRMALQQATGSSVVVNTRVEPELIGGLVTRLGDMMYDGSVRTQLARAKEQMLGHGR